The Tenebrio molitor chromosome 7, icTenMoli1.1, whole genome shotgun sequence region TGCCCCAACATCCGCCCCCTTTTCAGGGAGTTGAATAGAATTGACTCCCGACCCAAACTCCAGACTTTGGCTCAATCTCAAGACGGAGATGTCGTAGTCGTAGGTGTCAGAATCAAAGTCAGTGTGTTGGAAATACACCAATACTTGTCTAACTTGTCCTCCTTCGTCGATCATCGACGATCCTGCCCTTACCATCAAGTCCTCGGCTGGAACTCTGGAACATTTTTACAATAGATGTGGAGGGTCTACGTGGAGACTTACTGGTCAGTGCAGTGGGCCGCTGTCAGAATGTGCGTGGGGTTCAAGATGCTACCGCCGCAATAGTGGCTGTCGATGTATATGACCGAGACTTGGTGTGGGTACTCCTCGATTGTGGTGTCTTCGCCACCCACGATTCTGGGTCTGAAGGGAACACTGTAGGCGCCTGGAAGATGCAAATTAGACTTGACAAAATTGGCCAAAGCTTTGGTGAAATATTCGTATTTATGTGGCGCCCCACACCAGTTCAATTGGATTCAGATctggtacaaaattttttaattgagttTATTTTGGACCAAAACATTCATAACTTcgacaaatattttgccaAGCTTTCGAGAATTTCGTGTCACTTTTGTAGAATCCTAGAAATGCTGAAAATGGCCGCTCAGATAAATTATGTACGTGTCTACTTAAGTATAACATGAAACCAATGATTCATTCCGGCATACTTACTTAATAATTCCTATTATCTGTTTTTGTTGTCATCGCTTTGTAGGTTATTGACAAATAATCCTATCAATTCTCATTAAGAGATCTTATCAGACTGATTTctgataacaataaaaaataatcacgaACAATATCTGCGgtgtatttttcttcaatcTGTAGCGTCTAATACCTGTCATAAAAAGTTAACAAaggaaaatcgaaaaaatcagaattttcCAAAGTGTAAGGAAATTTTGGTTTTGGAGAGGACTCTTCAATTTGACCCAATTTTTAATCCACTCGACGAGTTTCTCATTGCACCACATTATCACACTCTTACTCGAAGGACGACCAATCAAAGCAAAGCAAATAAATCTCCAATTTAATTCGATGGTACTTACGACTTTAGTAGTGATTTCGTAAAATCGATACTTACTTGTGGCgcaaagaattgtcaaaagCAGAACTGAGGCACCTGCCATTGCACCTTCAACTCACAATCACTAAGTCAATGTTGATGCACCTACTGTACCTACTGAACCCAAAACACTTATAAATCCTCGCCTATCAATCATATCTATATAAGTCCATCTTGCCTAATCTTTGAAATTTCGTAGAATCACATCCGCCAAATAAAACTATACTTTTCGCCAATATTGGATTTTAtctttattgttattgtttcgCACAATTATATCTTAATCTCCTTCCTGATCCATTTTCTAAACTTGGCCACCTTGGTGTACACCCCTGGGAAATCCTTCATGGCGCAACCGTACCCCCACGACACCACCCCCATCAGCTTCCTATTGGCGAACAAAGGTCCTCCAGAatcgccttgacaagagtcgCACAACTTATTCTTGCAACCAGCACAAAACATCCTTCCGGTGATTACCCCAACACCTTTGTAATTGTTCCGGCAGGTGGTCTGGTTGACTGTGACAAGCGCGACTTGGAGGAGTTGCGGGGAGAGAACGTTTTTCTCCTAAAATCGCAAATTATACAGTGGGGACGCTGCTTTATGGTCGTCTTACAGTGTAGCCCCAACCACTGGTCAGGACTGGAGTTCCATCTTTGATTATCTCGTTGAATGTGGGCAACGCCACCGGGAGGATTTTGTCACCAAGGGGCAAGTCTTGACAAAGCTGCAAAACTAGTCACGTGTGACTCAGATCGTGGGGACTTACCTTTAGAATCGCGATGTCGTAGTCGTAGTCCTCCTTGTCGTCGTTGTATTTGTTGTGGATTGTGACCGCGCAGACTTGCCTCACGGTACCACCCTTATCGTGGAAATCGCTTCCCGCCCTAatactcaattttttttccctaGACAGGAGAGAATTACAACTGGGGTGTGGTTTAATGGTGTTTTTTACCCTATCAAGCAGTGGGCAGCTGTCAAGATGTAAGACTTGTGGATGATCGAACCCCCGCACATGTGACCCTCTTCGTTCTGGAGGGACACTTGGTAGGGTAGTTTGTATACGTGTGCAGGTGTTCCCCCTATAATTCGCCCGTTCAAATCAGGGTTGGCTGAAAGTGTAATCGGTGTTATTGGGTGTCGTGATTTGTGGAGTAATTAAACAAATGTAATCTTACGTTTGCAGGATTGCCTAGATGTATGCAACACAAAACACACTAAATCTTGTATTTGTACAAAGTAACAAAATGGTTGTGTAATGAATAAAATGGCGCCAAtagataaaaatgttttattgtcCTGTGTTGTAAAACTCCAGTGGAACTTTTATTTAggtaaaaatatgaaaacgaGGAGCACGGGACAGGATAATGATGTCTCCGGTTATGTTGAACACAGCCAGCGTGTCAAATAATGGATGACTGGATATTCCAGGCTGATTAAATCCTGGATTACAATGCCATTCCCAACATAATGTGCAGTTTTATGTTCACTTTATTGTATCTGCTAATGGTGGACAATGGATAACTATTACGTAACAAAACTCGTGTTATCGCTTCGATTCGTGCCAGTTCCAGTTATTTTTTAGTGATTGCACACTAGCAGATACAAATTTTACAAGATAACGTTCCTATTTCGGAACATTTCGTTTCAAAGACGTCATGCACAAGTCAAATCACTCATAGGTTTTTTCTGAAGAAACCTTtcgttttgttgatttttctttcaatactAGACGAAGATAAGATCGTAGACAGATAGTGCGACAAATCACTATCTTTTAACAAACAAAGATAAATTACCTTTTAGTCAAAAGGTCAAGATGACCCTGCtccaattagattttgtcaCAAATGGAAAAATTAGTAGGTACTTAAATGGTACTGACTCACCAAGGATTTTGGAGGCGAGAAACAAGAAGCACAGGGACCGAGACATCTTCAAGGAGTCACCAAAGGTTACGATGACTTTGCCTTATAAAACACAAATACTTTGTCTTTCTctctttattaaatattttgttattcATAAATTGGCGGCGGAATGTACTCGTATTACGcactaacaata contains the following coding sequences:
- the LOC138134374 gene encoding trypsin 3A1-like isoform X2 — encoded protein: MAGASVLLLTILCATSAYSVPFRPRIVGGEDTTIEEYPHQVSVIYIDSHYCGGSILNPTHILTAAHCTDQVPAEDLMVRAGSSMIDEGGQVRQVLVYFQHTDFDSDTYDYDISVLRLSQSLEFGSGVNSIQLPEKGADVGADICGTATGWGRLSENGPLPMQLQKVDLPTLDQQMCILVYGNKITDRMFCAGYVAGLKDTCQGDSGGPLIDGTLLLGITSWGDGCGAANSPGVYTKVSYFKDYIDAIIN